The following proteins come from a genomic window of Pararhodobacter sp.:
- the purB gene encoding adenylosuccinate lyase: MGTSVFDSILLKNSWSTEEMRNIFNDEARIQRWLDVEAALALVQADLDMIPAKAAKEIAAKSRYDAIDMDLVLHHLAITKHPLVPVVRALEHACEGDAGEYVHFGVTTQDIIDTGLVLQMKDAFDIVRRDLLVMAGSLLRLSTEHRNTPMMGRTLSLQAIPVTFGFKTAIWLSEIDRHLQRLDEMEPRVFVGSIVGAVGTKASFGPKAHAMEKAVNDKLGLGTPNISWQPARDRMYEYGAVMGGINATLNKIGNQLLLLAHNEFDEIAEPFGEGQVGSSTMPHKRNPAVTENSVTVSNTLKSNINMLSDITKHEHERDGAIWKMEWKILPEICLMLSVVLANLNFVLAGLEVKKASMLRNLELLKGYALAERIMFALADKLGKQTAHEEVYHAAMKGIEAGITFKEALAANKAIRGALSDSELDTLLDPTTYVGESPAIVDQVLANIKAGGRIA, from the coding sequence ATGGGTACGAGCGTTTTTGATTCCATCTTGCTGAAGAATTCCTGGTCAACCGAGGAAATGCGCAACATTTTCAACGACGAAGCCCGCATTCAACGCTGGCTGGATGTCGAGGCCGCGCTGGCGCTGGTGCAGGCCGATCTGGACATGATCCCGGCCAAGGCCGCCAAGGAAATCGCCGCAAAGTCGCGCTATGACGCCATCGACATGGACCTGGTCCTGCATCATCTGGCGATCACCAAGCACCCGCTGGTGCCGGTGGTGCGCGCGCTGGAGCACGCTTGCGAGGGTGATGCGGGCGAATATGTGCATTTTGGCGTGACCACGCAGGATATCATCGACACCGGGCTGGTGTTGCAGATGAAAGACGCCTTTGACATCGTGCGCCGCGATCTGTTGGTGATGGCGGGCTCGTTGCTGCGTCTGAGCACCGAGCACCGCAACACGCCGATGATGGGCCGCACCCTGTCGTTGCAGGCGATCCCGGTCACGTTCGGCTTCAAAACCGCGATCTGGCTGTCGGAAATCGACCGCCATTTGCAGCGGCTTGACGAAATGGAGCCGCGGGTCTTCGTGGGCTCCATCGTTGGCGCGGTTGGTACCAAGGCGTCGTTCGGCCCAAAGGCGCATGCGATGGAAAAGGCGGTCAATGACAAGCTGGGACTGGGCACGCCGAATATCTCGTGGCAGCCGGCGCGCGACCGGATGTACGAATATGGCGCGGTCATGGGCGGCATCAACGCAACGCTGAACAAGATCGGCAACCAGTTGTTGCTGTTGGCCCACAATGAATTCGACGAGATCGCCGAACCCTTTGGCGAGGGTCAGGTCGGCTCCTCGACCATGCCGCACAAGCGCAACCCGGCGGTCACGGAAAACTCGGTCACGGTCAGCAACACGCTGAAATCCAACATCAACATGTTGTCGGACATCACCAAGCACGAGCACGAGCGTGACGGCGCGATCTGGAAGATGGAATGGAAGATCCTTCCGGAAATCTGCCTGATGCTGTCGGTGGTTCTGGCCAACCTGAACTTTGTTCTGGCGGGGCTGGAGGTGAAAAAGGCCAGCATGTTGCGCAACCTCGAACTGCTCAAGGGCTACGCGCTGGCCGAGCGGATCATGTTCGCGCTGGCTGACAAGCTGGGCAAGCAGACCGCGCACGAGGAAGTGTATCACGCGGCGATGAAGGGCATCGAGGCGGGGATCACCTTCAAGGAAGCGCTGGCCGCCAACAAGGCCATTCGCGGCGCGTTGAGCGATTCCGAGCTTGATACGTTGCTGGACCCGACGACTTATGTTGGCGAATCCCCGGCTATCGTGGATCAGGTGCTTGCCAATATCAAAGCCGGCGGGCGGATCGCTTAA
- a CDS encoding tripartite tricarboxylate transporter substrate binding protein — protein sequence MKNLALIAALGLSGLVMPAFADGYPVRDIDLVVPFEPGGSVDTTSRILAEAANAILEGGDMVVVNRGGGGGIVGQTSVSLAAPDGYTILAMTSSVVTNPLMKGATYTIDDFRPVALYNLDPEVIAVPAGSPFQTAQEFMEAAATEPLNIVVAGIGTSHHMSGLAIERVTDVTFNYIPTSGFGAQVQAVVGGHADAALWPMGEAMAQAQAGGVRLLAIAQEERDPNFPDVPTFQEVGIDIPLFATFRGWAVPAGTPDEIVTFLSDLMREIYENPAYIERMTAAGFIPTFRDAAAFQALIAEDAVRSAAIIEEAGLGQ from the coding sequence ATGAAGAACCTGGCACTTATTGCAGCACTTGGACTGAGCGGGCTGGTGATGCCTGCTTTTGCGGACGGGTATCCCGTGCGCGATATCGATCTGGTCGTTCCGTTCGAGCCCGGTGGATCTGTCGACACCACCTCGCGGATCCTTGCGGAAGCGGCAAACGCCATTCTTGAGGGTGGCGACATGGTTGTGGTCAACCGCGGCGGCGGCGGCGGTATCGTCGGTCAGACCTCGGTTTCGCTGGCGGCACCCGATGGATACACGATCCTGGCGATGACCAGTTCTGTCGTGACCAACCCGTTGATGAAGGGCGCGACCTATACGATTGATGATTTCCGCCCTGTCGCGCTTTACAACCTCGATCCCGAAGTGATCGCGGTGCCGGCTGGTTCGCCCTTTCAAACGGCGCAAGAATTCATGGAAGCGGCCGCTACCGAGCCGCTCAACATCGTTGTCGCCGGGATCGGCACGTCGCACCACATGTCCGGCCTCGCCATCGAGCGCGTGACGGATGTGACCTTCAACTACATCCCGACCAGCGGCTTTGGCGCGCAGGTTCAGGCGGTTGTCGGTGGTCACGCTGACGCGGCGCTTTGGCCCATGGGCGAAGCGATGGCACAGGCTCAGGCCGGCGGCGTGCGCTTGCTGGCGATTGCCCAGGAAGAGCGCGACCCGAACTTCCCCGACGTTCCGACCTTCCAGGAAGTCGGCATTGACATCCCGCTGTTCGCCACCTTCCGCGGCTGGGCCGTGCCCGCTGGCACCCCTGACGAGATCGTCACCTTCCTGTCCGATCTGATGCGCGAGATCTATGAGAACCCTGCGTATATCGAGCGGATGACAGCGGCGGGCTTTATCCCGACATTCCGGGATGCGGCCGCGTTCCAGGCTCTGATCGCCGAAGATGCGGTGCGGTCAGCGGCCATCATCGAAGAAGCTGGCCTCGGTCAGTAA
- a CDS encoding phosphomannomutase codes for MTLTCFKTYDIRGRLGEELNEAIAYRIGRGFARALNARRVVLGRDIRATSQALAAAVAQALVDEGCEVLDLGLSGTEEMYFATTQFAADGGICVTASHNPMDYNGLKMVRAGSAPLDAATGLASIKALAEADDFGPAKPGGIVTDIADQARAAYVEQVLSFVDMSALKPLTIVVNAGNGAAGPTFDAIAEALETKGAPLVFKRMHHQPDGTFPHGIPNPLLPENRPPTVARVLAEGADMGVAWDGDFDRCFFFDEHGGFVDGEYIVGLLAEVFLAKEPGAKIIHDPRVIWNTQDVVARAGGVAVQARTGHAFIKQSMRDHGAVYGGEMSAHHYFRDFVHCDSGMVPWLVMAELISRKGSLAALIAERRAAFPSSGEINFTLPDPRSAIARVRAHYEPDAHSLDETDGISLDMGGWRFNLRSSNTEPVVRLNMESRGGALEGHINKISALLTS; via the coding sequence GTGACACTCACCTGTTTCAAGACCTATGACATTCGCGGCCGCTTGGGCGAAGAGCTGAACGAGGCGATTGCCTATCGCATCGGGCGCGGTTTTGCGCGGGCGCTGAACGCACGGCGGGTGGTGTTGGGGCGCGACATTCGTGCGACCTCGCAGGCGCTGGCCGCCGCCGTGGCGCAGGCGCTGGTGGATGAGGGCTGCGAGGTTCTTGATCTTGGGCTGTCGGGCACCGAAGAGATGTATTTCGCCACGACGCAGTTTGCGGCGGACGGCGGGATTTGCGTGACCGCCTCGCATAATCCGATGGATTACAACGGCTTGAAAATGGTGCGGGCGGGCTCTGCGCCCCTGGACGCGGCGACCGGCCTGGCGTCCATCAAGGCGCTGGCCGAGGCGGATGATTTTGGCCCGGCCAAACCCGGTGGCATCGTTACTGACATCGCGGATCAGGCCCGCGCCGCCTATGTCGAGCAGGTGTTGTCGTTTGTCGATATGTCGGCGCTCAAACCCCTGACCATCGTCGTGAACGCAGGCAATGGTGCGGCGGGTCCGACCTTTGACGCCATCGCTGAGGCCCTTGAGACCAAGGGCGCACCGCTGGTGTTCAAGCGCATGCACCACCAGCCAGACGGGACATTCCCACACGGCATCCCCAACCCGCTGCTGCCCGAAAACCGCCCACCCACCGTGGCCCGCGTGCTGGCCGAGGGCGCGGATATGGGCGTCGCCTGGGATGGCGACTTTGACCGGTGTTTCTTCTTTGATGAGCACGGCGGCTTTGTTGACGGCGAGTATATCGTCGGCCTGCTGGCCGAGGTGTTTTTGGCCAAAGAACCCGGCGCCAAAATCATCCATGACCCGCGCGTGATCTGGAACACACAAGACGTCGTGGCCCGCGCGGGCGGCGTTGCCGTTCAGGCCCGCACCGGCCACGCCTTTATCAAACAATCCATGCGTGATCACGGCGCGGTCTACGGCGGCGAGATGTCGGCACATCACTATTTCCGCGACTTTGTGCATTGTGACAGCGGTATGGTGCCGTGGCTGGTGATGGCGGAATTGATCAGCCGCAAGGGATCACTGGCGGCGTTGATCGCGGAACGCCGGGCGGCGTTTCCGTCATCGGGCGAGATCAATTTTACACTGCCCGACCCCAGATCCGCCATCGCCCGCGTTCGCGCGCACTATGAACCCGATGCGCACAGCCTTGATGAAACCGATGGGATCAGCCTCGATATGGGCGGTTGGCGGTTCAACCTGCGCAGCTCCAACACCGAACCTGTGGTGCGGCTGAATATGGAAAGCCGGGGGGGAGCGCTCGAGGGGCATATCAATAAGATCAGCGCACTCCTAACGTCCTGA
- a CDS encoding tripartite tricarboxylate transporter permease — translation MDLILLGFETLATPMVLFMLVLGLFAGMIVGSIPGINDNIAFAVFIPFSFAMPAEQALALMVGVYCAAATGGAIPAIVIKVPGTASSLLTAVDGNAMARKGMAGRALSIAITSSVVGGIASSIVLLFFAPSLAQVALRFGYVENFALAILGLSSVVGLLRGNVIKGAVAAIIGLAVATIGFSPVSGFPRYTFGSVNVIEGLPFVPLLVGLFGVAALLDLMVDIFRDRKHNVPQTKLPEIGSLRMPRALMRRLLPVWVSGSVIGNVIGMLPGAGMLMAIFLAYDNAARRFRRLYEGKPGEPAWGEGAPEGIAGPESANNAVTASSMVPLLSLGIPGNSTSALFIGALALHGMVPGPLLFSQHGNIAWMIIVAFLAANILMWPVAFAVIRTVSKPIFSIPKEVLVGVIALLCFMGAYSDGANTFNMWVALVAGLAAFAMRLTNIPLGPFILGLVLGPQLESSLNNSLIISRGSWWVFLDPVSHPISAGMILVSALLWIVPVIMNFLPKKAA, via the coding sequence ATGGATTTGATCCTGCTCGGATTTGAAACACTGGCCACACCGATGGTCCTGTTCATGTTGGTGCTTGGCCTGTTCGCCGGAATGATCGTCGGTTCGATCCCCGGCATCAATGACAACATCGCCTTTGCCGTTTTCATCCCGTTTTCCTTTGCCATGCCAGCCGAGCAAGCGCTGGCGTTGATGGTCGGCGTCTATTGCGCCGCCGCGACCGGTGGCGCGATCCCGGCCATCGTGATCAAGGTGCCGGGCACGGCGTCATCGCTGCTGACCGCAGTGGATGGCAACGCCATGGCCCGCAAGGGCATGGCCGGGCGCGCGCTGTCGATTGCCATCACCTCGTCGGTGGTGGGCGGTATTGCCAGCTCCATCGTGCTGCTGTTCTTCGCGCCGTCGCTCGCGCAGGTGGCGCTGCGGTTTGGCTATGTCGAAAACTTCGCGCTCGCCATTCTCGGCCTGTCGAGTGTGGTGGGTCTGCTGCGCGGCAACGTCATCAAGGGGGCTGTTGCGGCGATCATCGGTCTTGCCGTCGCCACCATCGGCTTCAGCCCGGTGTCCGGTTTTCCGCGCTACACTTTTGGCAGCGTCAACGTGATCGAGGGCCTGCCCTTTGTGCCCTTGCTGGTCGGCCTGTTCGGGGTCGCGGCGCTGCTGGACCTGATGGTCGATATCTTCCGCGACCGCAAACACAACGTGCCACAGACAAAACTGCCCGAGATCGGCTCATTGCGGATGCCGCGCGCGCTGATGCGTCGCCTGCTGCCGGTCTGGGTCAGTGGCTCGGTGATCGGCAACGTGATCGGCATGCTGCCGGGCGCCGGGATGCTGATGGCGATTTTCCTCGCCTATGACAACGCCGCCCGCCGGTTCCGCCGCCTGTACGAGGGCAAACCGGGCGAACCGGCCTGGGGCGAAGGCGCACCTGAGGGCATCGCGGGCCCGGAATCCGCCAACAACGCCGTCACCGCCAGCTCGATGGTGCCGCTGCTGTCGCTGGGCATCCCCGGGAACTCGACCTCGGCGCTGTTCATCGGCGCGCTGGCGCTGCACGGCATGGTGCCCGGTCCGTTGCTGTTCTCGCAGCATGGCAACATCGCCTGGATGATCATCGTCGCGTTCCTGGCCGCCAATATCCTGATGTGGCCGGTTGCCTTTGCGGTGATCCGGACCGTCTCGAAGCCGATCTTTTCGATCCCGAAAGAGGTTCTGGTCGGCGTGATCGCCCTGCTGTGCTTCATGGGTGCTTACTCGGATGGCGCGAACACGTTCAACATGTGGGTGGCGCTAGTGGCCGGTCTGGCGGCGTTTGCCATGCGGCTGACCAATATCCCGCTGGGGCCGTTCATTCTGGGTCTGGTGCTGGGGCCACAGCTGGAATCCTCGCTGAACAACTCGTTGATCATTTCGCGCGGCAGCTGGTGGGTGTTCCTTGACCCGGTTTCGCACCCGATCAGCGCTGGCATGATCCTGGTATCGGCCCTGTTGTGGATCGTGCCGGTCATCATGAACTTCCTTCCGAAAAAAGCGGCCTGA
- a CDS encoding MmgE/PrpD family protein, whose amino-acid sequence MTHSATLASFVIALDFDAIPSSTITRAKQLMIDTLGVGLSGTRHPNFEIALAGIRAIPGSSGAQPVLGRAETLAAPYAALANGVACHVLDFDDTHTASIVHGSAILTPLVLALGPEVAASGRDILTAFVAGWEVAARVGIASGNSFHNRGFHSTAIAGIFGATAAAGKLLGLSPAQMQHAFGLCGSQAAGVTEFLVNSSSSKGYHVGWAAQNAIITAHLAKAGATGPATIFEGRNGVFNTHGLPDLSDPSLTVADLGTRWETENVSIKPYPCCHFAHGAVDCAIALREEGIKAADVQNIHAIIDEVAAGFVCDPIESKFAPTNAYGAKFSLPYLVACGLIDGQIDQASFTADQIRRDDLLSLARKTSYENAEKGTTGFPKYFPGHLRVTLTDGRLIDKRVAINRGNPDAPLSDDAIAHKFKRCVEGILTDPQADALIGAVLALDTPEGVHNLMRAL is encoded by the coding sequence ATGACCCATTCTGCCACGCTGGCGTCGTTTGTCATTGCACTCGATTTCGATGCGATTCCCTCCAGCACCATCACGCGGGCCAAGCAACTGATGATCGACACGCTGGGTGTCGGTCTGTCCGGCACAAGGCATCCGAATTTCGAGATCGCCCTGGCCGGGATCAGGGCGATTCCCGGCAGCAGCGGCGCGCAGCCGGTTCTGGGACGCGCCGAGACACTGGCAGCACCCTATGCGGCGCTGGCCAACGGGGTCGCCTGTCATGTGCTTGATTTCGACGATACGCATACCGCCTCGATCGTGCATGGCAGCGCGATCCTGACGCCGCTGGTTCTGGCGCTGGGGCCCGAGGTTGCGGCCTCGGGGCGCGATATCCTGACGGCCTTTGTCGCGGGCTGGGAGGTGGCGGCGCGGGTCGGCATCGCCTCGGGCAACAGTTTCCACAACCGCGGCTTTCACTCCACGGCGATTGCCGGCATTTTCGGCGCGACGGCTGCGGCGGGCAAACTGTTGGGCCTGAGCCCCGCGCAGATGCAACATGCCTTTGGCCTGTGCGGCAGTCAGGCAGCCGGGGTGACCGAATTTCTGGTCAACTCGTCATCATCCAAAGGCTATCACGTCGGTTGGGCCGCGCAAAACGCGATCATCACCGCGCATTTGGCCAAGGCGGGTGCAACCGGACCGGCCACGATTTTCGAGGGCCGCAACGGCGTGTTCAACACGCACGGCCTGCCGGACCTGTCCGACCCATCCCTGACGGTTGCCGATCTTGGAACCCGGTGGGAAACGGAAAACGTGTCGATCAAACCCTATCCGTGCTGCCACTTTGCACACGGGGCCGTGGATTGCGCCATCGCGCTGCGCGAGGAAGGCATCAAGGCGGCGGATGTGCAGAACATCCACGCGATCATTGACGAGGTGGCGGCGGGCTTTGTCTGCGATCCCATCGAGTCGAAATTCGCGCCCACCAATGCCTACGGCGCAAAATTCAGCCTGCCCTATCTGGTCGCTTGCGGCCTGATCGACGGCCAGATTGATCAGGCCTCCTTCACGGCCGATCAGATTCGCCGCGACGATCTGCTGTCGCTGGCGCGCAAGACAAGTTACGAGAATGCCGAAAAGGGAACTACCGGGTTTCCCAAGTATTTCCCCGGGCATCTGCGGGTCACGCTGACTGACGGTCGCCTGATCGACAAACGCGTGGCGATCAACCGCGGAAACCCCGACGCGCCCTTGTCCGACGACGCGATTGCCCACAAATTCAAGCGCTGTGTGGAAGGTATCCTGACAGATCCTCAGGCTGATGCGTTGATCGGGGCCGTGTTGGCGCTGGATACGCCAGAGGGTGTTCACAACCTCATGCGTGCGCTTTGA
- the metC gene encoding cystathionine beta-lyase codes for MKRETKLMHYGRTATPGPANPPVMRASTILHDTVASYKGTKQRRETDDAVLSYGRRGTTTAHALSAAICDLEGAEACFLFPSGVAAVAGALAPFVGAGDHLLVVDTIFPATRSYCESVLRRAGVTIDYFPWDTTDLSAYAKPNTKAVMVESPASQTYEVMDLPALCRDAHARDLVVIADNTYGSGWLYRPLDLGCDVSVVAGTKYLGGHADVMMGAVAVKGAAAGPLRKHTHLTGQTLGPDEAYNCLRGIRTLGLRLERHEQNGLALAQWLAARPEVQSVVHPGLPGHAGGEIWKRDATGCNGLFSVFFVDGFDADGFVDRLVLFSIGSSWGGFESLAMPSNPEAGRKFPNTTRSGPMVRFHAGLEHIDDLIADMQASFAAAS; via the coding sequence ATGAAACGCGAAACCAAACTGATGCATTACGGGCGCACGGCCACCCCCGGCCCGGCCAACCCGCCCGTCATGCGCGCCTCGACCATCCTTCACGACACGGTTGCGTCCTACAAGGGCACCAAGCAACGGCGCGAGACGGATGACGCGGTGCTGTCCTACGGGCGGCGCGGCACGACGACGGCGCATGCCCTGTCGGCGGCGATCTGCGATCTGGAAGGGGCCGAGGCCTGTTTCCTGTTTCCCAGCGGCGTCGCGGCGGTGGCGGGGGCGCTTGCGCCATTTGTCGGGGCCGGAGATCACCTGTTGGTGGTGGATACGATCTTTCCGGCAACCCGCAGCTATTGCGAATCCGTGCTGCGGCGCGCCGGGGTGACGATTGATTATTTCCCGTGGGACACCACCGATCTGAGCGCCTATGCCAAGCCCAACACCAAGGCGGTGATGGTGGAATCCCCCGCCTCGCAAACCTATGAAGTGATGGACCTGCCCGCCCTGTGCCGGGATGCCCATGCGCGCGATCTGGTGGTGATTGCCGACAATACCTATGGGTCCGGCTGGCTCTATCGGCCGCTGGATCTGGGCTGTGATGTGTCGGTGGTGGCGGGCACGAAATATCTGGGCGGTCATGCCGATGTGATGATGGGCGCGGTTGCCGTAAAGGGTGCTGCCGCCGGTCCGTTGCGCAAGCACACCCATCTGACCGGCCAGACGCTGGGCCCTGATGAGGCGTATAACTGCCTGCGCGGCATCCGCACGCTGGGGCTTCGGCTGGAGCGGCACGAGCAGAACGGTCTGGCGCTGGCGCAATGGCTGGCGGCACGCCCCGAGGTGCAATCGGTGGTCCATCCGGGTCTGCCCGGCCATGCCGGTGGCGAGATCTGGAAGCGCGATGCGACGGGCTGCAACGGCCTGTTCAGCGTGTTCTTTGTCGACGGGTTCGACGCCGACGGCTTTGTGGACCGTCTGGTGCTGTTCTCGATCGGCAGTTCCTGGGGCGGATTCGAGAGTCTGGCGATGCCCTCCAACCCCGAGGCGGGGCGCAAATTCCCCAACACCACACGCAGCGGGCCGATGGTTCGGTTCCACGCCGGGCTGGAGCATATCGACGATCTGATCGCCGACATGCAGGCGTCCTTCGCCGCTGCCTCCTGA
- a CDS encoding tripartite tricarboxylate transporter TctB family protein, with protein sequence MSEGSGNPTFRPHSDVWVGVSLMAIGGYGAWLASGFDALSRTYPIALSVSLIVLGALLVAKGARQRLETVPFKISGQAALFATLTLAAWIIALTSGLGYLLPTFVMQLVFLLLCGVSGYRKIILIAATITAVSYLAFIVGLGVRLPATLMPWIL encoded by the coding sequence ATGTCTGAAGGTTCCGGCAATCCAACGTTTCGACCCCATAGCGATGTCTGGGTCGGCGTGTCTTTGATGGCGATAGGCGGATATGGCGCGTGGCTTGCCAGCGGCTTTGATGCCCTGTCGCGCACCTATCCGATCGCTCTGTCGGTGTCGCTGATCGTGCTGGGCGCACTGCTTGTCGCCAAGGGCGCGCGTCAACGACTGGAAACCGTGCCCTTCAAAATCTCGGGCCAAGCGGCGCTTTTTGCCACGCTGACCCTTGCGGCCTGGATCATCGCCCTGACCTCGGGGCTGGGATATTTGCTGCCCACCTTCGTGATGCAACTGGTTTTCCTGCTGCTGTGCGGCGTGAGCGGGTATCGCAAGATCATCCTGATCGCCGCGACGATTACCGCGGTCAGCTATCTCGCCTTCATCGTCGGGTTGGGTGTGCGCCTGCCTGCAACCCTCATGCCCTGGATTTTGTGA
- a CDS encoding LysR family transcriptional regulator, with protein MKPNSQLSLSLSLLNTLIAIDEEGSFGAAAQKIGRTQPAVTQQMKNLEQILGLPLFVTKGRRRELTEAGKTLLHHSHEIVSLCHQAVSASGRSHNTGVIRLGAPMEIAHDLLPDILKSFSQRWPRVRIALAVERSGVLMKMLDDGLLDLTLSTWRSGSRDGERAKLMSVHWIAAKTWEYDPNEPLPLVLTDAPSMFRRIALTALDLNGWTYYEKFTSRTPSGVRFGIEAGLGITARTISAFRSDIAILDSHFGLPSLPQVSYYLHRAFNKTSPELDDLYETIIAKGSCAVGSET; from the coding sequence TTGAAGCCGAATTCTCAACTCTCGCTCTCGCTGTCGCTCTTGAACACCTTGATTGCGATTGACGAGGAAGGAAGCTTTGGTGCTGCGGCGCAGAAGATCGGCCGCACGCAGCCCGCGGTAACGCAACAGATGAAAAATCTTGAGCAAATCCTTGGCCTTCCGCTTTTTGTAACCAAGGGGCGGCGGCGCGAATTGACCGAAGCGGGCAAGACATTGCTGCACCACAGCCATGAGATCGTCTCGCTCTGCCATCAGGCCGTGTCGGCCTCGGGGCGCAGCCACAACACCGGCGTGATCAGGCTTGGCGCACCGATGGAGATCGCGCATGATCTGTTGCCGGACATCCTCAAGTCGTTTTCCCAAAGGTGGCCACGGGTGCGAATCGCTCTGGCCGTCGAACGCAGCGGCGTTCTGATGAAGATGCTTGACGACGGATTGCTGGACCTGACGCTCAGCACATGGCGTTCGGGCAGCCGCGATGGCGAGCGGGCGAAACTGATGAGCGTGCATTGGATTGCGGCGAAAACCTGGGAATACGACCCGAACGAGCCGTTGCCGCTGGTGCTGACCGATGCGCCCAGCATGTTTCGGCGCATCGCCCTGACCGCGCTGGATCTGAATGGCTGGACCTATTACGAGAAATTCACCTCACGGACTCCGTCCGGGGTTCGCTTCGGCATCGAGGCCGGTTTGGGTATAACCGCGCGAACCATAAGCGCGTTCCGATCAGACATTGCCATTCTGGACTCGCATTTCGGGCTGCCATCCTTGCCGCAGGTCTCGTACTACCTGCATCGCGCGTTCAACAAGACCAGCCCGGAATTGGATGATCTCTATGAGACAATCATCGCCAAAGGCTCGTGTGCCGTCGGGTCAGAAACCTAG